A genomic segment from Glycine soja cultivar W05 chromosome 18, ASM419377v2, whole genome shotgun sequence encodes:
- the LOC114396696 gene encoding RINT1-like protein MAG2L isoform X5, which translates to MLLEALVGDLEDAALFVIARHTGNMFSLKLSISSNSEDAASKHDNLLQAIKAMSDIEEVLVGVVKFHPQWHCLLKSVDTRVDKILSVLRPQAFADHRAFLVSLGWPPKLLPSKNGSDHITNLPNPLVLMQEDKRRNYSQSFIALCALQHLQNRREERQLNSSLIKRDTQNIQLWAIDELVSPIASRMEYHFTKWSEQPEYMFALAYKVIRDFITGIDDVLQPLIDKARLIGCSAKEAWVSAMVQMLSVFLEKKVFLLLTERYKVKHLKPDVSSSWLHLVDLIIAFDKKMQSLLNLDTCFLAVSGSFEELSRGMSVLSMFCNRPDWLKIWAKIEFKNAWKKLKSELIEEKAWMTSKKCISGIDTEQEYLLLTVEDHKAPPIAEFFLKIIWEMIERCQTMPSSLLSAQFIRFTAGRFLWYFFKQLLFRFKATELCPDSSDDVAIVRVCGLINAARYIWIKLQEWSDAVDFLEMKIAENDSSKPIQDDSMDNDCFFEEEIRSLSEMETNWLMEIIAVVLRQFEVLSWKYVQNNDSFGDEQVYTNPVEDADLIVSNDFVEALDSLKRWLHTMKISLNKKDFLDLWRSIAEGLDHYISWSIVRSENWFFKMGVTQFEADMQALIFIFQPYCARPQAFFPCINEILKLLKLKKEEEKLMQAFLSRNENGSECLHLYGISHLSVNQILQVLRYKIWAC; encoded by the exons ATGTTG TTGGAAGCTCTGGTTGGGGATCTTGAAGATGCTGCTCTCTTTGTCATTGCTCGCCACACAGGGAATATGTTTTCATTGAAGCTCTCGATTTCATCAAACTCTGAA GATGCTGCATCAAAACATGACAATTTGCTTCAGGCCATAAAAGCCATGAGTGATATTGAAGAAGTATTGGTTGGTGTTGTGAAGTTCCATCCTCAGTGGCATTGTCTCCTGAAGTCTGTTGACACTAGAGTAGATAAAATTTTATCTGTTCTCAGGCCACAAGCTTTTGCAGATCATCGGGCTTTTCTCGTTTCTCTTGGGTGGCCACCAAAACTGCTTCCATCAAAAAATGGAAGCGATCATATCACAAACCTACCTAATCCATTAGTTCTTATGCAAGAAGATAAGAGAAGAAATTACTCTCAAAGTTTTATAGCTCTTTGTGCTTTGCAGCATCTGCAAAATAGAAGGGAAGAAAGACAGCTTAATAGTAGTCTTATAAAAAGAGACACGCAGAATATACAGCTTTGGGCCATTGATGAATTAGTGTCTCCTATTGCGTCAAGGATGGAATACCATTTCACCAAATGGTCTGAGCAGCCAGAATATATGTTTGCTTTGGCATATAAAGTTATCAGAGATTTTATTACAGGAATAGATGATGTCTTGCAGCCACTTATTGACAAGGCCAGGCTTATCGGTTGTAGTGCAAAGGAGGCATGGGTCTCTGCAATGGTCCAAATGCTTTCTGTCTTTCTggaaaagaaagtttttttGTTGCTCACTGAAAGATACAAAGTAAAGCATTTGAAGCCTGATGTATCATCTTCATGGCTTCACCTTGTGGACCTTATCATTGCATTTGACAAAAAGATGCAATCCCTTCTCAATCTGGATACTTGTTTTTTGGCAGTGTCTGGAAGTTTTGAAGAGCTCTCAAGAGGCATGTCAGTTCTATCAATGTTTTGTAATAGGCCTGATTGGCTGAAGATCTGGGCAAAAATAGAGTTCAAAAATGCCTGGAAGAAACTTAAATCCGAACTGATAGAGGAGAAAGCATGGATGACTTCTAAGAAATGCATATCTGGGATTGACACTGAGCAAGAGTATCTGCTATTGACTGTCGAAGATCACAAAGCTCCACCTATTGCAgagttttttcttaaaattatctgGGAGATGATTGAGCGCTGCCAAACTATGCCATCCAGTTTATTAAGTGCACAATTTATTAGATTTACTGCAGGAAGATTCCTCTGGTATTTCTTTAAGCAATTACTTTTTCGGTTCAAGGCAACTGAATTATGTCCGGATAGTTCTGATGATGTTGCCATAGTTAGAGTGTGTGGGTTAATAAATGCTGCCAGATATATTTGGATTAAATTGCAAGAATGGAGTGATGCCGTGGATTTTTTGGAGATGAAAATTGCTGAAAATGATTCTAGCAAGCCCATACAAGATGATTCAATGGATAATGACTGCTTTTTTGAGGAAGAAATAAGAAGCTTGTCTGAAATGGAAACCAACTGGCTTATGGAAATTATTGCAGTTGTTCTTCGACAGTTTGAAGTGCTTTCTTGGAAATATGTTCAAAACAATGATAGTTTTGGGGATGAACAAGTTTATACAAATCCAGTAGAGGATGCTGATCTAATAGTCTCCAATGATTTTGTTGAAGCTTTAGATTCTTTAAAACGTTGGCTTCACACTATGAAGATAAGTCTcaataaaaaggattttttggaTTTGTGGAGGAGCATTGCTGAGGGGCTAGATCATTACATTTCATGGAGCATTGTCAGAAGTGAGAATTGGTTCTTTAAGATGGGCGTCACTCAATTTGAAGCTGACATGCAAgcactaatatttatttttcagccTTATTGTGCTCGCCCACAAGCATTTTTTCCTTGTATTAATGAGATTCTTAAGCTTTTGAAActgaaaaaagaagaggaaaagctAATGCAAGCATTTTTGTCCAGGAATGAAAATGGATCAGAGTGTTTGCATCTTTATGGAATTTCTCATCTATCAGTTaatcaaattcttcaagttcTTAGATACAAAATTTGGGCTTGTTGA